The Planctomycetota bacterium genome contains a region encoding:
- a CDS encoding MATE family efflux transporter, whose product MPDAPVLPSLRGEVLRLAWPVVLQNLLHTLMFYVDTAMIGGLGPEALAAMGVVGPIAHTITAVLTALSVGAVAVVARAWGEGDRAAQERDAAAALALGVAVGLPLTAAGLTALPAAARLFAVPGGAGVEAMARDYLFWEAASLVFYCVYMAAVGILRACGRTQIPLWTTLGANLVNVALNAIFIFGHLGAPRMGVAGAALGTALSVALEGMVAAGILFTRVSPVRLRLSTFRKVDRRAVARLLRVTAPAAAEPVILQSGFLVFNKAITLLGTLPVAAHRAALTVESLTFMPGYGFAVAGSALVGRFLGERRPDRAQAALRESARMGVLLMGAIGLLFLAIPEALVALFLRGPDVEEARRLAAGALRIAAFEQPFMGLSMALAGGLRGAGDTRSPVAVGFLGVWLVRVPVAWTLAFPVGWGLYGIWATMIVDWGVRAAAFGALWRRGSWKAIKL is encoded by the coding sequence GTGCCCGACGCCCCCGTCCTGCCGTCCCTGCGCGGCGAGGTGCTGCGCCTCGCCTGGCCCGTGGTGCTCCAGAATCTGCTCCACACGCTCATGTTCTACGTGGACACCGCCATGATCGGGGGCCTCGGCCCGGAGGCGCTGGCGGCCATGGGCGTCGTGGGTCCCATCGCGCACACGATCACGGCGGTGCTGACCGCTCTTTCGGTCGGAGCCGTGGCGGTCGTGGCCCGCGCCTGGGGGGAGGGGGACCGGGCCGCTCAGGAACGCGACGCCGCGGCGGCGCTCGCGCTGGGCGTGGCGGTGGGGCTTCCTCTGACGGCGGCGGGGCTGACGGCCCTGCCGGCGGCGGCGCGGCTTTTCGCCGTGCCGGGCGGCGCGGGGGTCGAGGCGATGGCGCGCGACTACCTCTTCTGGGAGGCGGCGTCGCTCGTCTTCTATTGCGTGTACATGGCCGCGGTGGGGATCCTGCGCGCCTGCGGGCGCACGCAGATCCCGCTCTGGACGACGCTCGGGGCCAACCTCGTCAACGTCGCGCTCAACGCGATCTTCATCTTCGGACACCTGGGGGCGCCGCGGATGGGCGTGGCCGGAGCGGCGCTCGGGACGGCCCTTTCGGTGGCGCTGGAGGGAATGGTGGCCGCCGGCATTCTCTTCACGCGCGTCTCGCCGGTGCGGCTGCGGCTTTCCACCTTCCGGAAGGTGGACCGCCGGGCCGTGGCCCGCCTTCTTCGGGTGACGGCGCCGGCGGCGGCGGAGCCGGTGATCCTGCAGAGCGGGTTTCTCGTCTTCAACAAAGCGATCACGCTCCTGGGGACGCTGCCGGTGGCCGCGCATCGGGCGGCGCTCACGGTGGAATCGCTCACCTTCATGCCGGGGTACGGATTCGCGGTGGCGGGCTCGGCGCTCGTGGGGCGGTTCCTCGGCGAGCGGCGGCCGGATCGCGCCCAGGCGGCGCTGCGCGAGAGCGCGCGCATGGGCGTCCTCCTCATGGGCGCGATCGGCCTGCTGTTCCTGGCGATCCCCGAGGCGCTCGTGGCGCTCTTTTTGCGCGGTCCGGACGTCGAGGAAGCGCGGCGGCTGGCGGCGGGCGCGCTCAGGATCGCCGCCTTCGAGCAGCCGTTCATGGGGCTTTCGATGGCCCTGGCGGGAGGCCTGCGGGGGGCGGGGGATACCCGTTCGCCGGTGGCGGTGGGGTTCCTCGGCGTGTGGCTCGTGCGGGTGCCGGTGGCCTGGACGCTGGCCTTTCCCGTCGGGTGGGGGCTCTACGGGATCTGGGCGACCATGATCGTGGACTGGGGGGTACGGGCGGCGGCGTTCGGAGCGCTCTGGCGGCGGGGCTCCTGGAAGGCCATCAAACTTTGA
- a CDS encoding M20/M25/M40 family metallo-hydrolase, translated as MRRRFALLLAFAIAVGGSAARPQDASETVRRRVDRALEEETRRIRAEILELVRRELRGGDAAALERACAKVTEERLRRHAEYLASDELEGRAAGYPGNDKAAEYIAKVFKEAGLAPAGDGTTFFQKFRVGGRDTRNVLGAFEGSDPELQKEVVLLGAHFDHVGTADQRDFGRLGGTGNPDRIWNGADDNASGTSVLLAVAEAFGETGLRARRTIVFAAFSGEEAGLLGSRHYTQHPYRPIDRHVFMLNLDMVGRNPQKPVQIQGVGSAEGGAVRAIVERAVERAGLKARIEDEVTLLGGDSDHSSFRDRGVPYAFFWSGFHADYHRPSDHAEKLAYDNMARVGCAAVHILYEVGRLEPRPRFAPQARRPFGLPGLGAPSGRRLGVTVQELDDAACEELKLEAGQGGLRVEVVHPGGAAEGAGVKAEDVILSVAGTALPREGARERLREVLADKVKPGEPVDVVVLREGRRVTLKAQWDK; from the coding sequence ATGCGCCGCCGCTTCGCCCTGCTTCTGGCCTTCGCGATCGCCGTCGGCGGTTCGGCCGCCCGGCCGCAGGACGCTTCGGAGACGGTCCGCCGGCGGGTGGACCGGGCCCTCGAGGAGGAGACGCGAAGGATCCGGGCGGAGATCCTCGAGCTCGTCCGGAGGGAGCTGCGGGGAGGAGACGCGGCGGCGCTGGAGCGCGCGTGCGCGAAGGTGACGGAGGAGCGCCTGCGCCGGCACGCGGAGTATCTGGCCAGCGACGAGCTGGAAGGCCGCGCCGCGGGCTATCCCGGCAACGACAAGGCGGCGGAATACATCGCCAAGGTTTTCAAGGAGGCGGGCCTGGCGCCGGCCGGCGACGGGACAACGTTCTTCCAGAAGTTCCGGGTCGGGGGAAGGGACACGCGCAACGTGCTCGGGGCCTTCGAGGGGTCGGACCCCGAGCTCCAGAAGGAAGTCGTTCTCCTCGGGGCGCATTTCGATCACGTGGGAACGGCCGACCAGCGGGACTTCGGCCGGCTGGGAGGGACGGGGAATCCGGACCGGATCTGGAACGGAGCGGACGACAACGCCTCGGGGACTTCGGTGCTTCTGGCGGTGGCGGAGGCGTTCGGAGAAACGGGTCTGCGGGCGCGCCGGACGATCGTCTTTGCCGCCTTCAGCGGGGAGGAGGCGGGGCTTCTGGGGTCGCGGCATTACACCCAGCATCCGTACCGGCCCATCGATCGGCATGTGTTCATGCTGAACCTCGACATGGTGGGGCGCAATCCGCAGAAACCCGTTCAGATCCAGGGGGTCGGTTCGGCCGAAGGGGGCGCGGTTCGCGCGATCGTGGAGCGGGCGGTGGAGCGCGCGGGGCTGAAGGCGCGGATCGAGGACGAGGTGACGCTTCTCGGCGGCGACAGCGATCATTCGTCGTTCCGGGACCGCGGGGTGCCGTATGCGTTCTTCTGGTCGGGGTTTCACGCGGACTATCACAGGCCGTCGGACCATGCCGAGAAGCTCGCGTACGACAACATGGCGCGGGTGGGGTGCGCGGCGGTGCACATCCTCTACGAGGTGGGGCGTCTGGAGCCGCGTCCGCGGTTCGCTCCGCAGGCGCGGCGGCCGTTCGGGCTGCCGGGACTCGGGGCGCCGTCGGGGCGTCGGCTCGGGGTGACGGTGCAGGAGCTCGACGACGCGGCGTGCGAGGAGCTCAAGCTCGAGGCGGGGCAGGGGGGGCTTCGGGTGGAGGTCGTGCATCCCGGGGGCGCGGCCGAGGGAGCGGGCGTCAAGGCGGAGGATGTGATTCTTTCGGTGGCGGGGACGGCGCTGCCCCGGGAGGGGGCCCGGGAGCGGCTGCGCGAAGTGTTGGCGGACAAGGTCAAGCCGGGCGAGCCCGTGGACGTCGTGGTCTTGCGCGAGGGCCGGCGGGTGACCTTGAAGGCGCAGTGGGACAAGTAG